From Pseudomonas sp. AN-1:
CTTCCCTTCCGACAAGGCCCTGTCGCGCGGCCTGCTCGATGTCCTGATCCGTGCCGGGCTGATCGCCGTGCTGGTGATGTTCTGCTTCCAGATCTTTCACCCCTTCCTCAACCTGATGCTCTGGTCGCTGATCATGGCGATCACCCTCTATCCGCTGCATCGCCGGCTCAAGGGCAGGCTGGGCAACAGCGACGGCCGCACCGCGACGCTGATCGTAGTGGTCGCCATCGCCATCCTCATGGTGCCGATCTACCTGCTGGGCTCCTCGCTGGCCGACTCGGTGGAAAATGCCCTGACCATGGTCAGGAGCGGCAACGTGCATATCCGCCCCCCTGCCGAGTCGGTCGCCGGCTGGCCGCTGGTGGGCAAGCCGCTGTATGCCTTCTGGCTGCAGGCTTCCACCGATCTGTCCGGCGTGGCGCAGAAGTTCACCCCGCAGATCAAGGAGCTGGTGCTCGCCCTGCTCGGCAAGCTCGCCGGCCTCGGCATGGGCCTGCTGGTGTTCATCGTCGCCCTGGTCATCGCGGGCATCTTCATGGCCTACAGCGAGAGCGGCAGCCGCAGCGCGGTGGAGATCGCCACACGGCTTTCCGGCCCGGAAAAGGGGCCGAAGATCACCGAACTGTGCACCGCCACCATCCGCGCGGTGGCCCAGGGCGTGGTCGGCATCGCCTTCATCCAGATGCTGCTGATCGGCGTCGCCTTCGTGCTCAAGGGCATTCCCGGCGCCGGCCTGCTGGCCCTGGCGGTGCTGCTGCTCGGCATCATGCAGCTGCCGGCCACCCTGATCACCATTCCGGTGATCGCCTTCGTCTTCACCACCGAGGGCGCCAGCACTGCGACCATCGTCTTCGCCATCTACGTGTTCATCGCCGGCCTGGCCGACAACGTGCTCAAGCCGCTGATGCTCGGCCGGGGTGTCGATGTGCCGATGCCGGTGGTGCTGATCGGCGCCCTGGGCGGCATGGTCACCAATGGCGTCATCGGCCTGTTCATCGGTCCGGTGGTCCTGGCAGTCGGCTACCAGCTGTTCTGGCAGTGGGTCAGGGACCAGCCCGGTGCCGACAAGCAGTCCTGAGCCCATGGCCCGCGCTCGCTGGCTGCTGCTCGGCGCACTCGGCCTGAGCGGCTGCGTGCGCCTGGGGCCGGACTTCCAGCCGCCCGGCGAGGCCTGGCTCGGGCAGTGGCGCAGCCCGGCCATCGAGCAGGCCAGCCAGCAGCGGCCGGAGGCCGACATCCGCGAGTGGTGGCGGGTGTTCGACGATCCGCTGCTCGACCGCCTGATCGCCGAGGCCGATGCCCACAACGCCGGCCTGCGGATCGCCGGCCTGCGGGTGATGGAGGCGCGCGCCCAGCTGGGCATCGCCCGGAGCGGCCGCTACCCGCAGCTGCAGCAGGCCAGCGCCGACAGCATCTACCTCGACCGCAACCAGTCCGGCGGCCGCAACCCGCAGGACAGCCGCTTCTGGCAGCACAGCCTGGGCCTGGACATCGGCTGGGAGCTGGACTTCTGGGGGCGCTTCAGCCGCGCCATCGAGTCGGCCGACGCCGCCTACTTCGCCGCCGAGGCCAACTACGAGGACGTGCTGGTGCTGCTGCGCGCCCAGGTCGCGGAGACCTACTTCGCCCTGCGCAC
This genomic window contains:
- a CDS encoding AI-2E family transporter, yielding MLPSFPSDKALSRGLLDVLIRAGLIAVLVMFCFQIFHPFLNLMLWSLIMAITLYPLHRRLKGRLGNSDGRTATLIVVVAIAILMVPIYLLGSSLADSVENALTMVRSGNVHIRPPAESVAGWPLVGKPLYAFWLQASTDLSGVAQKFTPQIKELVLALLGKLAGLGMGLLVFIVALVIAGIFMAYSESGSRSAVEIATRLSGPEKGPKITELCTATIRAVAQGVVGIAFIQMLLIGVAFVLKGIPGAGLLALAVLLLGIMQLPATLITIPVIAFVFTTEGASTATIVFAIYVFIAGLADNVLKPLMLGRGVDVPMPVVLIGALGGMVTNGVIGLFIGPVVLAVGYQLFWQWVRDQPGADKQS